The Heyndrickxia vini genome contains a region encoding:
- a CDS encoding LytTR family transcriptional regulator DNA-binding domain-containing protein, with the protein MCLLQIKQIEKSKGNTIVFPKIDLDIHKEEIVAIQCNHEVGKQLIMMIIGETPISNGEVLLEGLPINHHFKSLSNRVGLFLLDEAMYERLTPKEYLNFYKRLYDVDEEINSLLQKVGLIEKVKSKISKLTYSEKKRLQLARAILHLPGLLIMEEPDQNIDIESKIIMQRVLEDFKGQGKAVLITTNNFESAISMTNTVYRLNEVGLKKIDVVDEEKGTLHAVSIDDQVIDSPPTIVNEEIENSTAEEANEGKEKAEEEATIIHRPLRIEKIPAKVEDKMILFDPTEIVFVESNEGISHLHVNGEVFPCSITLNDLSERLRPFGFFRCHRSYIVNLQKVREVITWTRNSYSLILEDSKKSPVPLSKGKLNELKVILGI; encoded by the coding sequence ATGTGCTTATTGCAAATAAAACAAATTGAAAAAAGTAAAGGAAATACGATTGTATTTCCAAAGATAGATTTAGATATTCATAAAGAAGAGATTGTAGCGATTCAGTGCAATCATGAAGTTGGAAAACAGTTAATCATGATGATAATTGGCGAGACACCCATTTCAAACGGGGAAGTATTGCTGGAAGGCTTGCCTATAAACCACCATTTTAAAAGCCTATCTAACCGTGTAGGGTTATTTTTATTGGATGAAGCGATGTATGAACGACTGACACCGAAGGAGTACCTTAATTTTTATAAAAGGTTATATGATGTGGACGAAGAGATTAATTCACTCCTTCAAAAAGTAGGTTTAATTGAAAAAGTGAAATCAAAAATTAGTAAACTTACATATTCAGAAAAGAAACGGTTACAGCTTGCTAGGGCAATTTTGCATCTGCCGGGCTTGCTTATTATGGAAGAGCCTGATCAAAATATTGATATCGAAAGTAAAATCATTATGCAAAGAGTATTAGAAGACTTTAAAGGACAAGGAAAAGCCGTTCTCATTACGACAAACAACTTTGAAAGTGCCATTTCTATGACAAATACGGTTTACCGTCTGAATGAGGTAGGCTTAAAGAAAATTGATGTCGTGGATGAGGAAAAGGGTACTTTGCATGCCGTTTCAATAGATGACCAGGTGATAGATTCGCCACCAACAATCGTAAATGAAGAAATAGAAAATTCAACTGCAGAAGAGGCAAATGAGGGTAAAGAAAAAGCGGAAGAGGAAGCTACTATCATTCATAGACCATTACGGATTGAAAAAATTCCGGCAAAAGTCGAAGATAAAATGATCCTATTTGATCCCACGGAGATTGTCTTCGTTGAGAGTAATGAAGGAATCTCCCACCTACATGTAAATGGAGAAGTCTTTCCTTGTTCCATTACTTTGAATGACCTATCGGAACGATTACGACCATTTGGCTTTTTTCGCTGTCATCGATCCTATATTGTCAATTTACAAAAAGTACGGGAAGTAATCACTTGGACTAGAAATAGCTATAGTCTCATTCTTGAAGATTCCAAGAAAAGCCCTGTTCCATTATCCAAAGGAAAATTAAATGAGTTAAAAGTGATCCTCGGAATTTGA
- a CDS encoding VC0807 family protein, with protein sequence MSKRIVIWDIICYLIFPIVIWNYGKNHIGEYYAMLVSTLPGILYSIVRFILLKRVNLFGIFMVLNLLIGTLVDVLAGSAIQMLWNDVFYSYILALIFIVTIVVNKPLFLFFSLDLVEMQGHNRTKMKSLFYQKKILFIYKLITFGFAFREILLSSLKIALILKYGVNSFDKSIILRQILSWGTFGISFYGFFYISKLLNNQTNSQKTSDIC encoded by the coding sequence TTGAGTAAACGTATTGTGATCTGGGATATTATTTGTTATTTGATATTTCCAATTGTTATTTGGAATTATGGAAAGAATCATATAGGTGAATATTATGCCATGCTAGTTTCTACATTGCCGGGAATTTTATACAGCATCGTTCGCTTCATTTTACTTAAAAGAGTAAATTTATTTGGAATTTTTATGGTTTTAAATTTATTAATTGGAACACTTGTTGATGTACTTGCGGGGTCAGCAATCCAGATGTTATGGAATGATGTATTTTATTCTTACATATTAGCTCTTATTTTTATTGTTACTATTGTCGTTAATAAACCTTTGTTTCTATTCTTCTCGCTAGATTTAGTAGAAATGCAAGGACACAATCGGACAAAAATGAAAAGTTTGTTCTATCAAAAGAAGATATTATTTATTTATAAATTAATAACTTTCGGTTTTGCTTTTAGAGAAATACTTTTATCTTCATTGAAAATTGCACTTATACTTAAATATGGTGTAAATTCATTTGATAAATCAATAATACTAAGACAAATTTTGAGTTGGGGGACTTTTGGTATTTCTTTTTACGGTTTCTTTTATATATCGAAGTTACTGAACAATCAGACAAATAGTCAAAAAACTTCCGATATATGTTAA
- a CDS encoding ABC transporter ATP-binding protein, with product MENVIEVRELVKSFENKMALKNVNFQVKKGETIGFLGPSGSGKTTTIKILTAQLHPTAGEVIVFGQPIHKLKDPTYMRRIGILTDNSGLYERLSIYDNLALYCDLYDVDKSRINEVLESVNLIQDKKKPVQKLSKGMKQRVTLARAILHKPDLLFLDEPTSALDPVNTKHIHAGLKKLNQEGTTIFLTTHDMQEAEDLCDRIAFLNNGEIMLLDTPRNVRAQQENTTISLLLKGNRTVVVDKGEEGAKEIYQYMKDGQILTIHSNEPTLGDIFVQLTGRNL from the coding sequence ATGGAAAATGTTATCGAAGTTCGAGAACTTGTTAAATCATTTGAAAACAAGATGGCATTAAAAAATGTAAATTTTCAAGTAAAAAAAGGAGAAACCATTGGTTTTTTAGGACCAAGTGGTTCCGGTAAAACGACAACGATCAAAATTTTAACAGCCCAACTTCATCCAACAGCTGGAGAGGTTATAGTGTTTGGTCAACCTATCCATAAATTAAAAGATCCTACTTATATGAGGAGAATCGGAATCTTAACAGATAATAGTGGCCTTTACGAACGACTTAGTATCTACGATAACCTTGCCTTATATTGTGATTTATATGATGTGGACAAAAGTAGAATCAATGAGGTTCTTGAATCTGTTAATCTAATACAAGATAAGAAGAAACCAGTTCAAAAACTATCAAAAGGGATGAAGCAGCGGGTTACATTGGCAAGAGCCATCCTACATAAACCTGATCTTCTCTTTTTAGATGAACCAACCTCTGCCTTAGATCCAGTCAATACAAAGCATATTCATGCGGGCCTAAAGAAATTGAATCAAGAAGGAACAACCATTTTTTTAACAACCCATGACATGCAAGAAGCAGAAGACCTTTGTGATCGCATTGCGTTCTTGAATAACGGTGAGATCATGCTACTGGACACACCCCGAAATGTAAGAGCACAACAAGAAAATACAACGATTTCGCTTTTATTAAAAGGAAATCGTACAGTTGTAGTTGATAAAGGTGAAGAAGGGGCAAAGGAAATCTATCAATATATGAAAGATGGACAGATTTTAACCATTCATTCCAATGAGCCGACACTTGGAGACATTTTCGTACAATTAACAGGGAGGAACTTATAA
- a CDS encoding transposase, which translates to MKRTKHSKDFKLQVVKEATETGNNSLVARRYELNPNMVSRWIREYKDGKYGEVDVTVLPDIDSKELSEENEKLKIILGEKDLEIAILRDLIKKKNPHLLKNLK; encoded by the coding sequence AGATTTCAAATTACAAGTCGTAAAAGAAGCCACTGAGACAGGCAATAATTCGTTAGTAGCACGTCGATACGAACTGAATCCGAACATGGTAAGTCGTTGGATTCGTGAATATAAAGATGGCAAATACGGTGAAGTAGATGTTACTGTGCTGCCAGATATTGATTCTAAAGAGTTATCCGAGGAAAATGAAAAGCTAAAAATAATATTAGGTGAAAAAGACCTTGAAATCGCCATTCTACGAGATCTTATAAAAAAGAAAAACCCTCACTTGCTGAAAAACTTGAAGTAG
- a CDS encoding bile acid:sodium symporter family protein, whose protein sequence is MRTLERFSQFVSSTFAIWVLIFATFAFLSPNTFSWIGEYITILLGIVMFGMGLTITVDDFKEVLTRPKDVAIGVVGQFVIMPSLAYLLAKGLNLPPEVAIGVILVGSCPGGTSSNVMTFLSKGDVALSVTITSITTLLAPFVTPALILLFASEWVDIAPSSLFISIVQVVLIPIILGIIVQKLFKKPAQASVKVLPLISVVAIVAIVSAVVAGSQAKIAETGLLIFAVVILHNTLGYLLGYLLGKLFKMNLSKKKAIAIEVGMQNSGLGVALASAHFSPLAAVPSAIFSVWHNISGPILATIFRRMKEKEEVVVNESKVI, encoded by the coding sequence ATGAGAACATTAGAACGTTTTAGTCAGTTTGTTAGTAGTACATTTGCTATTTGGGTACTAATCTTTGCGACATTTGCTTTCTTGTCACCAAATACATTTTCTTGGATTGGTGAATATATTACTATTTTGCTAGGCATTGTTATGTTTGGGATGGGTTTAACCATTACAGTAGATGATTTTAAAGAGGTATTAACGAGACCAAAAGATGTGGCTATTGGAGTAGTTGGTCAGTTTGTTATTATGCCTAGTCTTGCTTATCTTTTGGCAAAAGGACTTAATTTACCGCCGGAGGTTGCAATAGGAGTTATATTAGTTGGATCTTGCCCGGGAGGAACTTCATCGAACGTTATGACATTTTTGTCCAAGGGAGATGTAGCACTTTCTGTAACTATTACGTCTATTACAACTCTTCTGGCACCTTTTGTTACACCAGCACTTATTTTATTATTTGCTAGTGAATGGGTTGATATAGCGCCAAGTTCGTTATTCATTTCGATTGTACAAGTTGTCCTTATTCCGATTATACTGGGAATCATCGTTCAAAAATTATTTAAAAAACCTGCACAAGCAAGTGTAAAAGTTTTACCGTTGATTTCAGTAGTTGCAATCGTAGCAATTGTATCTGCAGTAGTTGCCGGAAGCCAAGCGAAAATTGCAGAAACAGGATTGTTAATTTTTGCTGTTGTTATTTTGCACAACACACTCGGTTATTTGTTAGGTTACCTATTAGGAAAATTATTCAAAATGAATTTATCAAAGAAGAAAGCAATCGCAATCGAAGTTGGTATGCAAAATTCTGGATTAGGAGTTGCCCTTGCATCTGCTCATTTTTCACCTTTAGCAGCAGTACCAAGTGCAATCTTTAGTGTATGGCATAATATTTCAGGTCCCATTTTGGCAACCATCTTTAGACGTATGAAAGAAAAAGAAGAAGTAGTAGTTAACGAGAGTAAGGTTATATAA
- a CDS encoding AraC family transcriptional regulator → MNMKVENLPKYRIAYVRQVGPYGPANVQAMDKLKKWATEKNLLTESTILFGIPQDNPETTPLENCRYDACIVISKDEQIDDAVCESEFAGGKYLIYKVKHTAEDIQKAWTEIFPAIHRSGYQIDNKPIFERYIGNMIYNDYCDICVPLKPL, encoded by the coding sequence ATGAATATGAAAGTCGAAAATCTTCCAAAGTATCGCATTGCATATGTGCGACAAGTAGGTCCGTATGGTCCCGCAAACGTTCAAGCCATGGATAAGTTAAAAAAATGGGCAACAGAGAAAAATTTGCTTACTGAATCGACTATACTGTTCGGAATTCCACAAGATAATCCGGAAACGACACCACTCGAAAATTGTCGATATGATGCTTGTATTGTCATTTCAAAAGATGAGCAAATTGATGATGCAGTTTGCGAAAGTGAATTTGCGGGTGGAAAATATCTTATTTACAAAGTAAAGCATACAGCCGAGGACATTCAAAAAGCATGGACTGAAATTTTCCCTGCCATTCACAGAAGTGGATATCAAATTGACAACAAACCGATTTTCGAAAGATACATCGGTAATATGATTTACAACGATTATTGTGATATATGTGTACCTTTAAAACCGTTGTAA
- a CDS encoding MerR family transcriptional regulator: protein MKGNNKYSIGEFSEKTGISIRTLHYYDEIGLLQPEKHPTSGHRIYDHQDILTLQKIISLKFLGYSLDKITNLLKESSFSVDLNETLTLHLQALEKDKERIEQSITAIKRVIKLLEKEGEVDSAILFSLIHGIQTENIQKEWMERHMLADVMEELSNKTEEEKITLDQTFIQLAKEVKQLYGKPVEDLKVQEMIKTYIEASFKFLGDDLMERLAETNVEELDVQELENMTSPFTEDEQDWLNQAMEYYMKQTESE from the coding sequence ATGAAAGGGAATAACAAGTATTCGATTGGGGAGTTTTCAGAAAAAACAGGAATATCAATTCGTACCTTACATTACTATGATGAAATAGGTCTTCTACAACCAGAAAAGCATCCAACGTCGGGCCACCGCATTTACGATCATCAAGATATTTTAACCTTACAGAAAATCATCAGTCTAAAGTTCCTAGGGTATAGCTTGGATAAAATCACTAACTTGTTAAAGGAATCGAGTTTTTCTGTTGATTTAAATGAAACGTTAACCCTACATTTACAAGCATTAGAAAAAGATAAAGAACGAATTGAACAATCTATCACTGCAATTAAGAGAGTTATAAAGTTATTGGAGAAGGAAGGGGAAGTAGACAGCGCCATATTATTCAGTCTTATACATGGTATACAAACGGAAAATATACAAAAAGAGTGGATGGAACGGCACATGCTTGCAGATGTAATGGAAGAGTTGTCAAACAAAACAGAAGAAGAAAAAATCACCTTAGATCAAACCTTTATTCAATTAGCTAAAGAAGTAAAACAATTGTATGGTAAACCTGTAGAGGACCTAAAAGTACAAGAAATGATTAAAACGTATATAGAAGCTTCTTTTAAGTTTCTTGGTGATGATTTGATGGAAAGACTAGCGGAAACCAATGTGGAAGAACTGGATGTACAAGAACTCGAAAATATGACATCTCCATTTACAGAAGATGAACAAGATTGGCTAAATCAAGCAATGGAATATTATATGAAACAAACGGAATCAGAATAG
- a CDS encoding IS3 family transposase translates to MLKIIGISRSTYYYQKNYRVEEKKVSEGRPAPGYSIKEDGQKVSDEQIKEYLLEEIAGDGFNYGYRKLTKLLRRKYHLIINKKKVYRLCKELDILRPQRQKKVSYPRKLARNRTIKSSNKLWEIDIKYGYIEGEDRFFFVLSIIDVYDRSIVEYYMGLSCTAKDLKQTLLRALFKRQQINEREKPVIRTDNGPQFISHTFEEFCEKYTLEHERIPPKTPNMNAHIESFHRIFEDDCLSRWQFETYAQAYESVAEFMVFYNERRMHSSILDLSPNEFYEQQQCENVKIKEVRV, encoded by the coding sequence GTGCTGAAAATCATTGGTATTTCTCGATCCACATACTATTATCAAAAGAACTATCGTGTGGAAGAGAAGAAAGTAAGTGAGGGACGGCCAGCACCCGGTTATTCCATCAAAGAGGACGGCCAAAAGGTATCTGATGAACAAATCAAAGAATACCTACTTGAAGAAATTGCAGGCGATGGCTTCAACTATGGCTATCGTAAATTAACAAAATTACTTCGTCGAAAATACCATCTTATCATTAACAAGAAAAAAGTTTACCGGTTGTGCAAAGAACTTGATATTTTACGCCCGCAACGGCAAAAGAAAGTCTCATACCCTAGAAAACTAGCACGAAATCGGACGATTAAAAGTTCGAACAAATTATGGGAAATTGACATTAAATATGGCTACATCGAAGGTGAAGACCGATTCTTCTTTGTATTGTCCATCATCGATGTGTATGATCGTAGTATTGTCGAATACTATATGGGATTAAGCTGCACAGCAAAAGACCTAAAACAAACTCTTTTGCGGGCATTATTCAAGCGCCAGCAGATAAATGAAAGGGAAAAACCTGTGATTCGCACAGACAATGGGCCACAGTTTATCTCCCATACCTTTGAAGAATTTTGTGAAAAATATACACTAGAACATGAAAGAATTCCACCAAAAACGCCAAATATGAATGCTCACATTGAGTCTTTTCATAGAATTTTTGAAGATGATTGTTTATCAAGATGGCAATTTGAAACGTATGCACAAGCCTATGAATCAGTCGCAGAGTTTATGGTGTTTTATAACGAAAGACGCATGCATTCTAGTATTTTAGACTTATCGCCAAATGAGTTTTATGAACAGCAACAATGTGAAAACGTGAAAATCAAAGAGGTACGGGTTTAA
- a CDS encoding ABC transporter permease: MTFSFKRVNAIFIKDWKDLQRNSYIIFTLAIPLVFAAWLGRMGEEDGIFSTYPINLALVIAGAFIQAAMVAEEKEKNTLRGLLLSPASTVEIFVGKSALSAVMTIVVIIGSIFLSDFKVPSPLLFAVSVLLGLVFYIATGTILGLISRTVMETSIIGMPVLVVFGMSSMFKSMVENETFLKIIDYLPNEQLNTIWVGLSKGEGFSGIIGNMLILLVWAAISIVTTVVIYRKRRID; encoded by the coding sequence ATGACTTTTTCATTTAAACGAGTAAATGCCATATTTATTAAGGATTGGAAAGACCTGCAAAGAAATTCCTACATCATCTTTACATTGGCAATCCCTTTAGTTTTTGCTGCATGGTTAGGTCGTATGGGTGAAGAAGATGGCATCTTTAGCACCTATCCAATTAATCTTGCTCTTGTCATTGCAGGTGCTTTTATCCAAGCTGCAATGGTTGCAGAGGAAAAAGAGAAAAATACATTAAGAGGATTGTTGCTATCTCCTGCTAGTACAGTTGAGATTTTCGTAGGAAAAAGTGCATTATCTGCTGTCATGACAATTGTTGTGATTATTGGTTCCATCTTTTTATCAGACTTCAAAGTCCCATCACCCCTATTATTCGCAGTAAGTGTATTATTGGGTTTGGTTTTTTATATTGCTACTGGAACCATTCTTGGCTTAATATCAAGAACCGTAATGGAAACAAGTATTATTGGAATGCCTGTATTAGTAGTCTTTGGCATGAGCTCTATGTTTAAATCAATGGTGGAAAATGAAACTTTCTTAAAGATTATCGATTATTTACCAAATGAGCAGCTAAATACCATTTGGGTCGGCTTAAGCAAGGGAGAAGGCTTTAGTGGAATTATTGGAAATATGCTTATACTCCTGGTGTGGGCAGCTATATCAATAGTTACTACAGTAGTTATTTATAGAAAACGTAGGATTGATTGA
- a CDS encoding short-chain dehydrogenase — MKHALVVGGTGMLSNTSLWLMSKGYQVSVIGRNVNRMEGLISRSIDRSLIIPILVDYSDVALLKRNLRQAIERNGPIELVIAWIHSYAENALEIISKEVSHWNEGTWSLFHVLGSSRNLSEIKSEINVFDSCRYHQVQVGFVIENGHSRWLTNEEISQGVIDSVQNDKLTNIIGTLEPWEKRPLA; from the coding sequence ATGAAACATGCATTAGTTGTTGGAGGCACAGGAATGTTATCCAACACATCTCTTTGGCTAATGAGTAAAGGCTATCAAGTATCGGTAATTGGACGTAATGTAAATCGAATGGAAGGCTTGATAAGTAGATCAATAGATAGATCACTTATAATACCGATTTTAGTTGATTATAGTGATGTAGCGCTTTTGAAAAGGAACTTAAGACAGGCCATTGAACGGAATGGTCCTATTGAGTTAGTTATTGCATGGATACATTCGTATGCGGAGAATGCTTTAGAAATAATATCAAAGGAAGTTTCACATTGGAACGAAGGGACATGGAGTCTGTTTCATGTATTAGGAAGTAGTAGGAATCTTAGTGAAATTAAAAGTGAAATAAATGTATTTGATTCCTGTCGATACCACCAAGTACAGGTTGGTTTCGTCATTGAAAACGGTCATTCAAGATGGCTAACAAATGAGGAAATTTCCCAGGGTGTTATTGATTCTGTTCAGAATGATAAATTGACAAATATCATTGGCACTCTTGAACCTTGGGAAAAGCGCCCTTTAGCTTAG